A window of Paenibacillus sp. 19GGS1-52 contains these coding sequences:
- a CDS encoding glycosyltransferase family 4 protein: MKVLLSYILPSGGMDTLNRTRTEELRKQGIDCHLLYERYGAGLQNIATCPTLVTENDNEIRQLLSTESFQAVVVSSNFLLLEKFRLLGYTGPLIYEVQGLGTLEQAENVITVATPYILAHADALLYPPTSHLIQLLSRFPTKLHFCFSNCLDTTKFQYREHTPTPYPIIGWVGRLEPNKNWQECLEIVYRISRQEPRLRLWIFEDSNLSLESERLAYLNTVKRLGLRKKIDIFSNIAHDQMPDYLSIIGESHGFLLSTSIMEGFGYAVAEAISCMCPVLSTDSDGVRSFISHNVTGKFYPLGNFEQAVQESLELMRGPLRESIRTQGRALMETSFSPHTYATNFIGMLKYLGVSV, translated from the coding sequence TTGAAAGTTCTATTAAGCTATATACTACCGAGTGGTGGTATGGACACCCTGAATCGAACTCGGACGGAAGAATTACGGAAGCAAGGCATTGACTGTCATCTTTTATATGAACGTTATGGAGCAGGCCTGCAAAATATTGCGACTTGCCCGACACTTGTGACCGAAAATGATAACGAGATTCGCCAATTGCTGTCTACAGAATCGTTTCAAGCCGTAGTTGTCTCCTCCAATTTTCTGTTATTGGAAAAGTTTCGTCTATTGGGTTATACAGGCCCTTTAATCTATGAAGTCCAAGGGCTTGGAACATTGGAGCAGGCGGAGAATGTCATCACGGTGGCCACGCCCTATATTTTAGCGCACGCAGATGCCTTGTTATATCCCCCTACTTCTCATTTGATCCAATTGTTATCCAGATTTCCGACAAAGCTTCATTTTTGTTTTTCTAATTGTTTGGATACGACTAAATTTCAATACCGTGAGCACACCCCCACTCCCTATCCCATCATTGGCTGGGTTGGACGACTTGAGCCTAACAAGAATTGGCAAGAGTGTCTGGAAATTGTATATCGAATTTCCAGACAGGAGCCTCGACTTCGTCTATGGATCTTTGAAGATTCGAATCTATCGCTAGAGTCGGAGCGTCTCGCTTACCTCAATACAGTAAAACGCTTGGGATTACGCAAAAAAATCGATATCTTCTCCAATATCGCGCATGATCAAATGCCTGATTATTTATCCATCATTGGTGAATCTCATGGCTTTTTGTTATCCACCTCCATTATGGAAGGCTTCGGGTATGCGGTTGCTGAAGCAATCAGCTGCATGTGCCCTGTTCTCAGTACTGACTCCGATGGTGTACGTTCATTTATTTCCCATAATGTAACCGGGAAGTTTTATCCATTAGGCAATTTCGAACAGGCTGTTCAAGAAAGTCTTGAACTCATGAGAGGACCGCTTCGGGAGTCCATCCGAACTCAAGGCAGAGCACTAATGGAGACCTCTTTTAGTCCCCACACGTATGCAACAAATTTCATAGGCATGCTGAAATACCTCGGGGTGTCTGTTTAG
- a CDS encoding glycosyltransferase, whose product MYGLAKVSVIIPFYNCKYVDQAIDSVLKQTFSDIEIILVDDGSTLYTEKLFPYLDRIHCIRQMNGGTACALNRGLQTANGEYVAWLSSDDLFYPDKIKRQVEFMEQRKAAFCYTDYHVINERSQIIQHDATAKFQTFQSFIEAFTNYCPINGCTVMMKSSIIQKIGYFNETLTYTHDYDFWVRLLLEKENMYYMNEPLTAYRRHEEMGTILHLESIQIELAKVKASYFTQFQELLANY is encoded by the coding sequence GTGTACGGATTGGCAAAAGTATCGGTGATTATACCGTTTTATAACTGTAAATATGTAGATCAGGCTATAGATAGTGTATTAAAACAAACCTTCTCGGATATAGAAATCATTCTGGTAGATGACGGTTCTACGTTGTATACAGAGAAATTATTCCCCTATTTAGATCGGATTCATTGTATAAGACAGATGAACGGTGGAACTGCTTGTGCACTGAATCGTGGCCTTCAAACGGCTAACGGGGAGTATGTGGCCTGGCTTAGCTCGGACGATTTATTTTACCCAGATAAAATTAAGCGTCAGGTTGAGTTCATGGAACAACGCAAGGCGGCATTCTGCTATACAGATTACCATGTCATTAATGAACGAAGTCAAATCATCCAGCACGATGCGACGGCAAAATTTCAAACGTTTCAATCATTTATAGAAGCATTTACGAACTACTGTCCAATCAATGGGTGTACAGTCATGATGAAAAGTTCGATTATCCAGAAAATTGGATATTTCAATGAAACGCTCACCTATACCCATGATTATGACTTTTGGGTGCGGTTGCTATTAGAGAAGGAGAATATGTATTACATGAATGAACCACTAACTGCATATCGCAGGCACGAAGAGATGGGGACAATCCTGCATTTGGAAAGCATCCAAATTGAACTTGCGAAAGTGAAGGCCAGCTATTTCACGCAGTTTCAGGAATTATTAGCGAATTATTAA
- a CDS encoding glycosyltransferase family 4 protein, which produces MKKHTCGNMTGMQSVTSKPKVMLFSHISDPGRITGAEKMLLSISKILARQHEVWLVVPQPGILSIEAEALSINTVIAGYPLSWSLYQASASTQNDLDALKQSDYYHHMINLLNTHRPDWIIVNTIVAALPALAATQIGIPTAWILTEVMYPGEYQISSVQTVNQHSTYIIGISEAVLTPYTGAQLDEKTLLINPTWDRSALDTERCIQHRNTFREKYGVAQQELLIGVVTAMLAPHKGIAEFIMMAHVLMSKFPNTKYLIVGSQELANQNYVEECKRLIAATVDPSRFIFHPFELNIDQIYPALDILVVPSIGDEGFGMTALEGLAFAKPVVAYASGGLSEIMIQTHNEEFLVPKGDVTLLSNTMAKLLEDQQHLTEIGAQNFLQAEQVFGLAAFERNVNHLSGTMDRLIPPVDVNNPLQNGDFFKGSGPTVYLRRGVNLHPISSTEAFEQVGGRFEQVIQIADELIHSSVLGDVIYFHQSPSESTALEAEQTGITEVMADAQDESLNNHTASTVESADAQQTSNGIALIPAHVEGNVQGMEINDPVQGLVPVHPGVRAQPHELASNTGAALSDNLIVKVPGLVNSFSTTTASKPKVRKKRRSKRRLRKSAVKHKAINTLLSRTLKGKQKKYRKSKMNVVKKKILQRPKIQKQRKLQKIKTSPKKAA; this is translated from the coding sequence GTGAAAAAGCATACTTGTGGCAACATGACAGGTATGCAGTCGGTGACCTCAAAACCAAAAGTCATGTTATTCTCCCATATCAGCGATCCAGGACGTATCACGGGTGCGGAGAAGATGCTTCTTTCCATCAGCAAAATATTGGCCCGCCAGCATGAGGTTTGGCTTGTTGTGCCTCAACCGGGCATCCTTTCGATCGAAGCTGAGGCCCTGTCCATTAATACCGTCATCGCGGGCTATCCCCTATCATGGTCGCTTTATCAAGCATCCGCCTCCACACAAAATGATCTGGATGCGCTCAAACAGAGTGATTATTATCACCATATGATAAATCTCCTCAACACGCACAGACCTGATTGGATTATTGTCAATACGATTGTAGCCGCTTTGCCAGCCTTGGCAGCAACACAAATTGGTATTCCTACAGCATGGATTCTTACAGAAGTGATGTATCCGGGAGAATATCAGATATCATCTGTGCAAACCGTTAATCAGCATTCTACTTATATCATTGGGATATCAGAAGCTGTCTTAACCCCGTATACAGGTGCTCAACTGGATGAGAAAACGCTGTTAATCAATCCAACATGGGATCGTTCAGCCCTAGATACAGAAAGATGCATTCAGCATCGCAATACATTTAGGGAAAAATACGGTGTGGCGCAGCAGGAGCTGCTGATCGGTGTTGTTACGGCAATGTTAGCTCCCCATAAAGGTATTGCCGAATTTATAATGATGGCTCATGTTCTGATGTCCAAATTCCCCAATACAAAATATCTTATTGTCGGCAGCCAGGAGTTGGCGAATCAGAATTATGTAGAGGAATGCAAACGGCTTATCGCGGCAACCGTTGACCCTTCACGATTTATCTTTCATCCTTTCGAACTGAATATTGATCAAATCTATCCGGCGCTTGATATTCTGGTTGTACCCAGCATTGGTGATGAAGGTTTTGGAATGACAGCACTCGAAGGGCTTGCTTTTGCGAAGCCGGTGGTTGCTTATGCATCGGGCGGGCTTTCCGAAATTATGATCCAGACCCATAATGAAGAGTTTCTGGTACCCAAGGGAGATGTGACCTTACTCTCCAATACAATGGCGAAGCTGCTCGAAGATCAGCAGCACTTAACTGAGATTGGTGCGCAAAACTTCTTGCAGGCTGAACAAGTGTTTGGTCTTGCTGCGTTCGAACGTAATGTCAATCATCTCAGCGGGACGATGGATCGTTTGATTCCTCCGGTCGATGTAAACAATCCACTTCAGAACGGCGATTTCTTCAAGGGTTCCGGACCAACTGTTTACTTGCGCCGGGGTGTGAATCTCCATCCCATCTCCTCTACGGAAGCCTTTGAACAAGTCGGCGGCCGCTTCGAGCAAGTGATCCAAATTGCCGACGAATTGATCCATAGCTCAGTTCTAGGTGATGTAATCTATTTTCACCAATCCCCAAGTGAATCAACTGCCTTGGAAGCAGAACAGACAGGAATTACTGAAGTTATGGCAGATGCTCAGGATGAATCTTTGAACAACCACACAGCATCTACTGTGGAATCGGCAGATGCTCAGCAAACCAGCAATGGTATTGCCTTAATTCCTGCGCATGTTGAAGGCAACGTTCAGGGGATGGAAATAAATGATCCAGTACAGGGACTTGTTCCAGTTCATCCAGGTGTACGTGCACAACCTCATGAACTGGCTTCAAACACGGGTGCTGCACTAAGCGATAACCTTATTGTTAAAGTTCCAGGGTTAGTCAATTCCTTTAGTACAACTACAGCTTCAAAGCCTAAAGTAAGAAAAAAGCGGAGAAGCAAACGAAGATTACGCAAATCTGCGGTAAAGCATAAGGCAATAAACACCTTGTTGAGTAGAACACTGAAAGGAAAACAAAAAAAATACCGAAAATCAAAAATGAATGTTGTGAAGAAAAAAATATTACAGCGTCCAAAGATACAAAAACAACGTAAACTACAAAAAATAAAAACCAGTCCGAAGAAAGCAGCCTAA
- a CDS encoding helix-turn-helix transcriptional regulator, which yields MNIQDVILGILNNKPHSGYEIKQHFEEYFSFFFDASYGTIYPTLSKMEGLKLITKKSVRQEGKPDKNVFTITSTGTERFQTYLHGPVEKEVLRSDFFMHLYFGDMTDRDTVEKMLRQAMEEKQTMFDDLEQKLKKLDTKLGTYQKMCMELGLAQYAAFINEIQRVLELDFA from the coding sequence ATGAACATACAAGATGTCATTCTCGGAATATTAAATAATAAGCCCCATTCCGGCTACGAGATCAAGCAGCATTTCGAGGAATATTTCTCCTTCTTCTTTGATGCCAGCTATGGTACTATCTATCCTACTCTGAGCAAAATGGAAGGTCTTAAACTGATAACCAAAAAATCGGTACGGCAAGAAGGCAAGCCCGACAAAAATGTATTTACCATTACAAGTACAGGAACGGAACGCTTTCAGACCTATCTGCATGGGCCGGTAGAGAAGGAAGTGCTGCGTTCAGACTTTTTTATGCATCTGTATTTTGGAGACATGACCGACAGAGATACTGTAGAGAAGATGCTTCGGCAGGCCATGGAGGAGAAGCAGACCATGTTCGACGATCTGGAGCAAAAGTTAAAAAAGTTGGATACTAAACTAGGCACTTACCAGAAAATGTGCATGGAACTGGGTTTGGCACAGTATGCTGCTTTTATCAATGAGATACAACGAGTGTTGGAGCTTGATTTCGCTTAA
- a CDS encoding HAD family hydrolase, whose translation MTNLKLKKPEAIIFDMDGTLFQTESLLLPAYYKMFDILREEGLYSGPTPPEERILGSLGMLLSQIWKNVMPEADEAVHHRADQLLLQLEIEGLEAGETQLYPLVVETLSALKGRGVRLFVASNGLQDYIHSIVVVHEMKELFEGLYSAGGQGTATKVDLLRILLEEQGISNAWMVGDRSSDVEAGKGNGQIVIGCSYAGFGKQDELKGSDVIITSFDELTGLYDSAE comes from the coding sequence ATGACCAACCTGAAGCTAAAGAAGCCAGAAGCTATAATATTCGATATGGATGGTACATTGTTCCAGACAGAAAGTCTGTTATTGCCTGCATACTATAAGATGTTTGATATTCTGCGGGAGGAAGGCCTGTATTCAGGACCCACACCACCGGAGGAACGCATTCTGGGCAGCTTAGGCATGTTACTGTCGCAAATATGGAAGAATGTAATGCCGGAAGCAGATGAAGCAGTGCACCATCGGGCAGATCAACTACTGTTGCAGCTGGAGATCGAAGGACTTGAGGCAGGGGAGACACAACTGTATCCGTTGGTGGTCGAAACATTGAGCGCGCTTAAAGGACGCGGAGTACGGCTGTTCGTTGCCAGCAACGGACTGCAGGATTACATTCACAGCATCGTAGTGGTTCATGAGATGAAGGAGCTGTTCGAGGGATTGTACAGCGCGGGAGGACAAGGCACGGCAACCAAGGTGGATCTGTTGCGGATTCTGCTTGAGGAGCAAGGAATTAGCAATGCCTGGATGGTCGGTGACCGCTCGTCCGATGTGGAAGCAGGCAAAGGGAACGGGCAGATTGTAATCGGTTGTAGCTACGCGGGCTTTGGGAAGCAGGATGAGCTTAAAGGCTCTGATGTGATCATTACATCTTTTGATGAGCTGACGGGATTGTATGACAGTGCAGAGTAG
- a CDS encoding ABC transporter permease — MNSKLLFQFLKQPVTIVGIITAILFQVFFSLIWITGYDHVTDRVNQLPIAIVNGDGAAAQPIADGISESLKFEIKKDLTLAEAKDDLESREIRLIINIPQGFTGQISDPSGQAEIRYFLNESNPQMVSNVMQTVALKVTAALNTESSSASLNQTLIGMKLPEAQANIIRNSTGDRVTSDVQIINPATNFAQTMVPLMIVTASFTGSMLLAMNLNRASLNLSLQAGKWQRLTARFILLGATACITSLIGTSMIHWLGIPSSLGFMAMWMFEFIVIISCMSIAQLSLILLGDAGAWLNIALLSIQMLSSGATIPRDLLSPFYSWIGQFFPAYYAVNGMLDLVIGGTGVGQNVLALISIGAVAAAISIFLTFIRREPQLTQEPVPANA, encoded by the coding sequence ATGAACAGTAAATTATTGTTTCAGTTTCTTAAGCAACCGGTCACTATAGTCGGTATCATCACAGCAATATTATTCCAAGTCTTTTTCAGTTTAATCTGGATTACGGGTTACGATCATGTAACAGATCGGGTGAATCAACTGCCCATAGCTATAGTGAATGGAGACGGCGCTGCTGCACAGCCTATTGCTGACGGAATTTCCGAGTCGTTGAAGTTCGAGATCAAGAAGGATCTTACACTGGCTGAAGCAAAGGATGATCTGGAAAGTCGGGAAATTCGTCTGATCATCAACATCCCACAAGGATTCACTGGCCAGATCAGCGATCCTTCCGGCCAAGCAGAGATCCGCTATTTCTTAAATGAATCGAATCCGCAAATGGTAAGCAATGTCATGCAGACCGTGGCGCTTAAAGTTACAGCGGCTCTGAATACGGAGAGTAGCAGCGCCTCCCTGAACCAGACCTTAATCGGAATGAAGCTTCCTGAAGCTCAGGCGAATATAATCCGGAACAGCACGGGTGACCGGGTGACTTCTGATGTACAAATCATCAATCCTGCGACCAATTTCGCACAAACCATGGTCCCCTTAATGATTGTTACGGCTTCCTTCACCGGATCTATGTTATTAGCCATGAATCTGAACAGAGCCTCCTTGAACTTGTCACTGCAAGCAGGAAAGTGGCAGAGACTGACCGCCCGTTTCATTTTGCTCGGGGCAACTGCCTGTATAACTTCCTTGATAGGCACTTCAATGATTCATTGGCTTGGCATCCCCTCTAGTCTCGGCTTCATGGCGATGTGGATGTTTGAATTCATTGTGATTATCTCCTGTATGAGCATTGCCCAACTCAGTCTTATTCTGCTCGGAGATGCCGGTGCTTGGTTAAATATCGCCCTACTCTCCATTCAGATGTTATCCTCGGGAGCAACCATCCCCCGGGACTTACTATCACCCTTTTATAGCTGGATTGGACAATTCTTCCCCGCTTACTATGCAGTAAATGGAATGCTTGACCTCGTCATTGGAGGGACAGGAGTCGGGCAGAATGTGCTTGCCCTTATTTCTATCGGTGCCGTGGCTGCAGCAATCAGCATCTTCCTAACTTTCATCCGCCGGGAACCTCAGCTCACCCAAGAGCCTGTACCCGCAAATGCTTAA
- a CDS encoding glycosyltransferase family 2 protein, translating into MLVSIVILTLNNWNLTERCLQSITNYTEIPYEIICVDNGSSDGTQAHLRNREDLYFIENEQNLGFARGCNQGMAASSGDFILLLNNDTVVSHRWLGNLITVLTSSPEVGIVGPMSNLVIPQQRYPASYPTYEEYHRFAETFNRSNASIWRDTTAISGFCMLFHQQLYHQIGGLDESFLRGGYEDIDFCYRALKAGKRLVIASDTYVHHVGNASFLSNSIDMNSHAMNNRRVFLRKWGFNPDRLIYTLDENSLPDS; encoded by the coding sequence ATGTTAGTCAGTATTGTTATTTTGACGTTGAACAACTGGAACTTAACCGAACGATGTTTGCAAAGTATAACGAATTATACGGAGATTCCTTATGAAATCATCTGCGTCGATAATGGATCTTCCGATGGGACTCAGGCTCATTTAAGAAACCGTGAGGATCTGTACTTCATCGAGAACGAACAGAATTTGGGATTTGCCCGTGGTTGCAATCAAGGAATGGCCGCTTCTTCCGGAGATTTTATTCTTCTCCTGAATAACGACACTGTCGTCTCCCATCGCTGGCTCGGAAATTTAATAACTGTGCTCACAAGTTCACCTGAGGTGGGTATTGTAGGTCCCATGTCAAATCTGGTGATTCCACAGCAGCGATATCCCGCCTCTTATCCAACCTATGAAGAATATCATCGCTTTGCCGAAACCTTCAACCGGTCCAATGCCTCAATATGGCGGGATACTACAGCTATCAGCGGATTCTGCATGTTATTCCACCAGCAGTTGTATCATCAGATTGGAGGCTTGGACGAATCCTTCCTGCGTGGGGGCTATGAGGATATTGATTTCTGCTATCGAGCTTTGAAAGCTGGAAAGAGACTAGTGATTGCTAGCGACACCTATGTTCATCATGTAGGCAATGCAAGCTTTCTATCCAACTCCATTGATATGAACTCTCATGCGATGAACAATCGCCGGGTATTTTTAAGAAAATGGGGGTTTAACCCGGACCGATTGATTTATACATTGGATGAGAATTCCCTACCCGACAGCTAA